A window of Platichthys flesus chromosome 23, fPlaFle2.1, whole genome shotgun sequence contains these coding sequences:
- the LOC133949106 gene encoding E3 ubiquitin-protein ligase TRIM39-like codes for MSSASCRLSEERFLCSICLDVFTDPVLIPCGHNFCSTCINTYWDNRDICQCPMCNEKFSTRPELRVNTFISELADEFKKLVQVKTSTPGPQLSAVDVLCDICSEIKDKAVKSCLTCLTSFCESHLEPHQRVAGLKGHTLLEPVKNLDDRMCKTHNKMTELYCLKEQAFICVLCFIAHHKGHNAVPLEEQYEKVATTKDEAQANIHKLIQTRIEKIAEVEKVLHVSPVDSEKEKQAAVQVFTELIQSIQASQAELVEAIEQRHSAIKQKGEEFLKELRREVTELQSRSSQLEHLSQSEDHYHFLQSFQTLSKPPHKSCTDTDLCPDLSFQATRGHLTRLKQRVDEIMEEIPEIRMKRMREHAVDLTLDPDTAFYSLVISEDGKQVTEEDNIEEDEVIDNPKRFVICCEVLAKEGFTTGKFYFEVQVKGKISWIIGVVRESVDRKTNTSASVENGYYTFSLYEGKYQTTADSKPEILKEELQKLGVFVDYTKGEVSFYNADSKSRIGCITGCCFTEKLYPYFCPQWNYNERNSAPLIITPVPQTH; via the coding sequence ATGTCATCGGCCAGCTGTCGTCTGTCAGAGGAGAGGTTTCTGTGTTCCATCTGTCTGGACGTGTTCACAGACCCAGTCTTGATCCCGTGTGGGCACAACTTCTGCAGCACATGTATCAACACGTACTGGGACAACAGGGACATTTGCCAGTGTCCGATGTGCAATGAGAAATTCTCCACAAGACCTGAACTTCGAGTCAACACTTTCATCTCAGAGTTAGCTGATGAGTTTAAGAAGTTGGTTCAAGTCAAGACCTCAACTCCAGGCCCACAGCTTTCGGCGGTTGATGTTCTTTGTGACATCTGCTCTGAGATAAAAGATAAGGCCGTTAAATCTTGCCTGACCTGTCTGACTTCTTTCTGTGAGTCACACCTGGAGCCTCATCAGAGAGTTGCTGGGCTCAAAGGCCACACATTATTAGAGCCAGTGAAGAATCTTGACGACAGGATGTGCAAGACACACAACAAGATGACCGAGCTGTACTGCTTGAAGGAGCAGGCCTTCATTTGTGTCCTGTGTTTTATTGCCCATCACAAGGGTCACAACGCTGTCCCCCTGgaggagcaatatgaaaaagttGCGACAACAAAAGACGAGGCTCAGGCAAACATCCACAAGTTGATACAAACACGGATTGAGAAGATAGCTGAGGTTGAAAAAGTACTCCATGTCAGCCCGGTAGAttctgaaaaagagaaacaagccGCCGTGCAGGTGTTCACCGAGTTGATCCAGTCCATTCAGGCGAGCCAGGCCGAGCTAGTTGAGGCGATCGAGCAGAGGCACAGTGCAATAAAGCAAAAGGGTGAGGAGTTTCTCAAAGAACTGAGGAGGGAAGTGACTGAGCTCCAGAGCCGAAGCAGTCAGCTGGAACATCTGTCACAGTCAGAGGATCACTATCATTTCCTCCAGAGCTTCCAGACCTTGTCCAAACCTCCACACAAGAGCTGCACCGATACAGATCTCTGCCCTGACCTGTCTTTCCAGGCAACGCGAGGACACCTGACTCGGCTGAAACAAAGAGTCGATGAAATAATGGAAGAGATTCCTGAGATCAGAATGAAAAGAATGAGAGAGCACGCGGTCGACTTGACCCTTGACCCTGACACTGCATTTTACTCACTTGTCATAAGCGAAGACGGAAAACAAGTTACAGAAGAAGACAACATTGAAGAGGATGAAGTTATCGACAATCCAAAGAGATTTGTTATATGTTGTGAGGTTTTGGCAAAAGAGGGATTCACGACAGGCAAGTTTTACTTTGAGGTGCAGGTGAAAGGAAAGATAAGTTGGATCATTGGCGTGGTCAGGGAGTCGGTGGATAGAAAGACCAACACAAGTGCTTCAGTTGAAAATGGATATTATACCTTTTCATTGTATGAGGGCAAATATCAAACAACTGCAGACTCAAAACCTGAAATATTGAAAGAAGAGCTTCAGAAGTTGGGCGTCTTTGTAGACTACACCAAAGGTGAGGTGTCTTTTTACAATGCAGACTCTAAATCACGAATCGGTTGTATTACGGGCTGCTGTTTTACAGAGAAACTTTATCCGTACTTCTGCCCTCAGTGGAATTATAATGAAAGAAACTCCGCCCCTCTCATCATTACACCTGTACCTCAAACTCACTAG
- the LOC133948842 gene encoding zinc finger protein RFP-like, giving the protein MSSASSLLSEERLLCSICLDVFTDPVTIQCGHNFCSTCINTHWDSRDICQCPMCKQKFSTRPELRVNTVMSELADDFKKLVQVKASTPGPQLPVVDVLCDICSEIKEKAVKSCLTCLTSFCESHLEPHRRVAGLKGHTLLEPVKNLDDRMCKTHNKMTELYCLKEQAFICVLCLKAGHKGHNAVPLEEQYEKLTATKDEAQANIQKLIQTRIEKIAEVEKLLDVSEVDSEKENQAAVQVFTELIQFIQASQAELVEAIEQRHSAIKQKGEEFLKELRREVTELKSRSSQLEHLSQSEDHYHFLQSFQTLSKPPHKSCPDTDLCPDLSFKATLGHLTRLKQRVEEIMEEIPEIRMKRMREHAVDLTLDPDTANYSLVISEDGKQVVSEDQIKLDKVTDNPKRFHAYRQVLAKEGFTTGKFYFEVQVKGKISWIIGVVRESVDRKTPIGASVENGYWTFRFDEGKYKTSADSERKILKEELQKLGIFVDYNKGEVSFYNVDSKSRIGCITGCGFTEKLYPYFCPQPNDNGNSAPLIIIPVPQTH; this is encoded by the coding sequence ATGTCATCGGCCAGCTCGCTGCTGTCAGAGGAGAGGTTACTGTGTTCCATCTGTCTGGACGTGTTCACAGACCCAGTCACGATCCAGTGTGGACACAACTTCTGCAGCACATGTATCAACACTCACTGGGACAGCAGGGACATTTGCCAGTGTCCGATGTGCAAACAGAAATTCTCCACAAGACCTGAACTCCGAGTCAACACTGTCATGTCAGAGTTAGCTGATGATTTTAAGAAGTTGGTTCAAGTCAAAGCCTCAACTCCAGGCCCACAGCTTCCAGTGGTTGACGTTCTTTGTGACATCTGCTCTGAGATAAAAGAAAAGGCTGTTAAATCTTGCCTGACCTGTCTGACTTCTTTCTGTGAGTCACACCTGGAGCCTCATCGGAGAGTTGCTGGGCTCAAAGGCCACACATTATTAGAGCCAGTGAAGAATCTTGACGACAGGATGTGCAAGACACACAACAAGATGACCGAGCTGTACTGCTTGAAGGAGCAGGCCTTCATTTGTGTCCTGTGTTTGAAAGCCGGTCACAAGGGTCACAACGCTGTCCCCCTGgaggagcaatatgaaaaattGACTGCAACAAAAGACGAGGCTCAGGCAAACATCCAGAAGTTGATACAGACACGGATTGAGAAGATAGCTGAGGTTGAAAAATTACTCGATGTCAGTGAGGTAGATTCTGAAAAAGAGAATCAAGCCGCCGTGCAGGTGTTCACCGAGTTGATCCAGTTCATTCAGGCGAGCCAGGCCGAGCTAGTTGAGGCGATCGAGCAGAGGCACAGTGCAATAAAGCAAAAGGGTGAAGAGTTTCTCAAAGAGCTGAGGAGGGAAGTTACTGAGCTCAAGAGCCGAAGCAGTCAGCTGGAACATCTGTCACAGTCAGAGGATCACTATCATTTCCTCCAGAGCTTCCAGACCTTGTCCAAACCTCCTCACAAGAGCTGCCCCGACACAGATCTCTGCCCTGACCTGTCTTTCAAGGCAACGCTAGGACACCTGACTCGGCTGAAACAGAGAGTCGAGGAAATAATGGAAGAGATTCCTGAGATCAGAATGAAAAGAATGAGAGAGCACGCGGTCGACTTGACCCTTGACCCCGACACTGCAAATTACTCACTTGTCATAAGCGAAGACGGAAAACAAGTTGTATCAGAAGATCAAATTAAATTGGACAAAGTTACTGACAATCCAAAGAGATTTCATGCATATCGTCAGGTTTTGGCAAAAGAGGGATTCACGACAGGGAAGTTTTACTTTGAGGTGCAGGTGAAAGGAAAGATAAGTTGGATCATTGGCGTGGTCAGGGAGTCGGTGGATAGAAAGACCCCGATAGGTGCGTCAGTTGAAAATGGATATTGGACCTTTCGATTTGATGAGGGcaaatataaaacatctgcagactCAGAACGTAAAATATTGAAAGAAGAGCTTCAGAAGTTGGGCATCTTTGTAGACTACAACAAAGGTGAGGTTTCTTTTTACAATGTAGACTCTAAATCACGAATCGGTTGTATCACAGGCTGCGGTTTTACAGAGAAACTTTATCCGTACTTCTGCCCTCAGCCGAATGATAATGGAAACTCCGCCCCTCTCATCATTATACCTGTACCTCAAACTCACTAG